A stretch of DNA from Bacillota bacterium:
GCTTGATGCCTCTCGCGGCCGGGATCCCGAGGGCGCGCGAGATGGCCTCTATGCGCCTGCGAAGGTTGTTCGAGAGCACGCAGACCCGGATGCCCCGTGCCTTCGCGTCGTCGAGGAAGGCAAGCACCCCCGCAGGGATGTCCGCGCTTCCCCAGTCGACGAACGTGTTGTCGATATCGAGCACCAAACCCCTAATGCCGCGGTCGGTGAGCCGCGAGAGGTCCACCCGATAGATGGATGGCACGTACAGGTCGGGGCACAACAAGGAGAGCAAGCCCATCCCTCCAGGCAGCAACTGTGCCTATGGTGGTATTATACCATGCGTGCCTGGTTTCGGCGAGGATGTTGGCCTTGCGGCCTCGAGGCGCAGGTTGCGGAATGCCGCGGTCGGTTTCGGTGTCTCCGGTCAATTGAAGCCCTCGGCGATCATCTGCCTTTGGAGCTTGAGGAGCGCCCTCTTCTCGATGCGAGACACGTAGGAACGTGAGATACCCAAGTGCCTTGAGATCTCCCTCTGCGTCCTCCGCAACCCGTCCCCGAGCCCGTAGCGCATCTCTATGACCTTCTTCTCGCGTCTGCTGAGTTCACGCACTTTCTCTGCCAGCTTCCCTTCCTCCACCGCGCCTTCGATGACGAGGGTCACCTCGTCAGGCTCGCTCCCTAGAACGTCGATGAGGGTGATCTCGTTGCCCTCCTTGTCTGCGCCAATGGGGTCGTACAGCAGGATCTCGCCCTTGCTCTTGCGAGTCGCGCGTAGATGCATCAGAATCTCGTTCTCGATGCACCGCGCGGCGTACGTGGCAAGCCTCGTCTTCTTCCTCTGGTTGAATGTATCTATCGCCTTTATGAGGCCGATCGTCCCTATGGATATGAGGTCCTCCTGGTCTTCCCCGGTTCCTTCGAATTTCTTCACTATGTGCGCGACGAGCCTGAGGTTGCGTTCTATGAGGATGTTCCTCGCCTCCTCGTCGCCCTTCTCCTTTCGAGCCAGGACCTCGGCTTCCTCCTTCTCGGAAAGGGGCGGCGGGAACACATTGCCGCTCGATATGTAGGACGCGAGGAACCATAATCCTCGCAGAAGCAATGCCGAACCTATCAGGAGATCTAGCACGTGCCTGCCACCCCCTGCGAAAGACTCACTAGTATAGATATGAACAGACCATCCGAAAGTGCGTGTCCATACCAGTGGCGTCGCCAGGAATAGCAGGCACCATCGTCACGCCGCGGCCGTGGCGTTTGGAGAGGCGTTTGGGCATCGCAAATCCGTTTCCGTCACGAGTTGGGCCCGCCGGATTCGCACCGACCCACGCTCACACGTCCTCATCAGCTCCCTTCTTGCTGCGGCGGATCATCGCGGTGAGGACCCTCACTTTGACGTACCCTCCTACGACCAGTACCGCTCCGATGACAACCCACCAATACCATGCCATTCAGGGAATCCCTCCTTCCGTTCATACTGCCGGCCGGCGCCTCGAGGCTCCTCTCCACGGTCCATCGGCGCAGCGCGGGCCATTGGGTGCGGGCCGCGCACAGCCGGTTGCGCGACGTTGAGCGCTCGCCGGCGCTCGGCCGAGACCCATCGGTCACCGGCATAGACCCACATGCTTCCCGAACTTGCCCGCCGCAAGCGCCAGGAAAGGCAGGGCGCACAACGCCGTCAACAGCATCGAAGGCATGAAATCACGCGTCACCAAGGATGGAGCATACATAGCTTTCAGGGCCTCCAACTGCCAGTAGTTCGGCAGGGCGTAGAAAAGGAACCGGAGTCCTCCGGGCACGAAGGTGGATCCCAAAGGAACGGCCAGGTACAACGGCATGGCTATCTTCAGCAACGCTATCGCGGTGATCTGGTTGTGCGCGAACATGCCTGTGAGCAACCCAACCAGAGTGGTCAGAGGGGCCGAGAAAGCCACGAGCGCGAGGAGGCGGAAAACGTCCGCAGAGCGTCCTACCATGACGCAGCCAGTCATGACGACTACGGCCGCGGCAAGCATGGTTGCGAGAAGGCCGCGTGCCGCCGCGTATTCGCTGACCCCCGTCGGGGACACCGCGAGTGCTCGGATAACCTTGGTATCCCTTTCGGCCACTATCGTGAATCCAGAGACCGTTCCGCAGAAGAACAAGGCCGCCATGATGAGTCCGACTGTGACCAGGTCGAGCACGAACCACCCCTCCGAGCTGAGTCTCTCTTCTCTGAATTCGGCTACTGGCGTGACATGGTTGATGTCTTCCAAGATGATCTCGTACGTTTCGACGAGCTCCCGCGGCTCGTTGCCCTCGAGCACCAGGCACAGCCTGCCCTCGTCGTCAAGCACGCCTGCGGCAGCGTCCGGGCGCTCCACCCGAGAGATCACGCCTCCACGCTCGAAGAGCTCCACGTCTCCGTATTCCCGAAGCCTACCTACCACTTCGGGACTCACAGCACGATCGACCGCAAACAATAGGTGGGATCTCTCGGCCGCAGGGACAAGCAGCTTGAGCATAAGCGCCATGAGAACCGGAGCAACGATGATGTACACCACGATGTTGTCGCGCAGAGCCACGATGAGATGCTGTCGCATTAGTGCGAGAACCCGTTTCGCGGAGAAACCTCGAGGCGTGCTCACGACCCGCCCTCCCTCATCAGGTTTCGTTCGGTCAAGACCGCACAAGCCGCATATGCAGCCACGCCTTCTGCCAGGAGCGTTCCCATCATCGGGAGAACCGGCCTTCCTGACGGAAAGAGAACCTCGACGATCGCAGCGGTCACCGGATACGATGGGATGAATTGCAGCCACCCGGGCGAGAACACCGGAAACACCATCGAGATCGCGGGAATCATGTTCAGCACGAGCAGGAGGACCGCAGGCAAGAACCATTCCGAAAGGTCCTCGAAGAAGGAAGCGACTGAGATCCCGACCAACGTGTAAACGCCCGCTCCCAGGGCTAGCAGGGGGACGATCACGCCGTAGTTCACCGCAGTGCCCATTGTCGCAAGGAGCAGCCCGCAGCCGTACAGGGTACCCACCAATGAGAAAACGAGGGTCTTTGAGATGACGTAGGCACTCGCTCCCCCTGGGCTTACCCGGTACGCCCTGATCGTGCCCTCGCGCTTCTCCTGGAAGATGAATACCGCGACGAACACGAAGCCGAGCACGACGACCTCGAACGAGAGCAGTCCAGGAACGGCCGTCAAATTGGGAGGCACGGGCCGAGCTTCCGGCCGCAGGAATCTGACCCGAGCGGCCCCTTCGATGGCTCCCTCGCCGGATCCCCCGGTTACGCTGCGCATCATCGCGTTCAGCGCGGCTTTGAGGACGTTGATGCCCTGTGCGCTCACCCGACCGGAATGAACGATGGTCACCTTCGGGCAAGCGGCGGGTCCTGTGAAGAGGACCCCGACACTGTTCGCGTTCTTGCGCACCGCGCTTCGGAGCGCCTCTTCATCTGACAGGAAGCGTCCTGAGTCAGTGCCCGCTTCCCGCAGGACGCTCTCATACGATGCGCCTTCGGTCTGGTCCACGAAGTAGTAGGACTCGGCGGGTCGCCATTCCCTCGCGAGAACGAATCGCACTGTCACCGCCATGAGCACGATCAGGAACCCGAGGACCGGCATCAACGCGTTACGAAGCGCCAGAGTGAGGTCTTGCCTGAAGAGCACGGTGACGCGCCTTGTCACGCCAGCTCCCTCCCAGTGAGGCTGATGAAGATTTGCTCCAAGGTAGCTTCGCGGGAGTGGATGGT
This window harbors:
- a CDS encoding YqeG family HAD IIIA-type phosphatase, which codes for MGLLSLLCPDLYVPSIYRVDLSRLTDRGIRGLVLDIDNTFVDWGSADIPAGVLAFLDDAKARGIRVCVLSNNLRRRIEAISRALGIPAARGIKPMRSAFRAALGVLGTSPNETAVIGDQIFTDILGGNLLGMYTILVVPTSRREFVTTRAVRKLERAVLRCLTRRGMLSLESCESRAPGGAEHPKR
- the sigK gene encoding RNA polymerase sporulation sigma factor SigK, which gives rise to MLDLLIGSALLLRGLWFLASYISSGNVFPPPLSEKEEAEVLARKEKGDEEARNILIERNLRLVAHIVKKFEGTGEDQEDLISIGTIGLIKAIDTFNQRKKTRLATYAARCIENEILMHLRATRKSKGEILLYDPIGADKEGNEITLIDVLGSEPDEVTLVIEGAVEEGKLAEKVRELSRREKKVIEMRYGLGDGLRRTQREISRHLGISRSYVSRIEKRALLKLQRQMIAEGFN
- a CDS encoding ABC transporter permease, which produces MSTPRGFSAKRVLALMRQHLIVALRDNIVVYIIVAPVLMALMLKLLVPAAERSHLLFAVDRAVSPEVVGRLREYGDVELFERGGVISRVERPDAAAGVLDDEGRLCLVLEGNEPRELVETYEIILEDINHVTPVAEFREERLSSEGWFVLDLVTVGLIMAALFFCGTVSGFTIVAERDTKVIRALAVSPTGVSEYAAARGLLATMLAAAVVVMTGCVMVGRSADVFRLLALVAFSAPLTTLVGLLTGMFAHNQITAIALLKIAMPLYLAVPLGSTFVPGGLRFLFYALPNYWQLEALKAMYAPSLVTRDFMPSMLLTALCALPFLALAAGKFGKHVGLCR
- a CDS encoding ABC transporter permease gives rise to the protein MTRRVTVLFRQDLTLALRNALMPVLGFLIVLMAVTVRFVLAREWRPAESYYFVDQTEGASYESVLREAGTDSGRFLSDEEALRSAVRKNANSVGVLFTGPAACPKVTIVHSGRVSAQGINVLKAALNAMMRSVTGGSGEGAIEGAARVRFLRPEARPVPPNLTAVPGLLSFEVVVLGFVFVAVFIFQEKREGTIRAYRVSPGGASAYVISKTLVFSLVGTLYGCGLLLATMGTAVNYGVIVPLLALGAGVYTLVGISVASFFEDLSEWFLPAVLLLVLNMIPAISMVFPVFSPGWLQFIPSYPVTAAIVEVLFPSGRPVLPMMGTLLAEGVAAYAACAVLTERNLMREGGS